The Flaviramulus sp. BrNp1-15 genome has a window encoding:
- the rplL gene encoding 50S ribosomal protein L7/L12, with protein sequence MADLKDFAEQLVNLTVKEVNELATILKDEYGIEPAAAAAVAVAGPAAGGDDAGEAQTEFDVILKAAGGSKLAVVKLVKELTGLGLKEAKGLVDEAPSAIKEAVSKDEAEALKASLEEAGAEVELK encoded by the coding sequence ATGGCAGATTTAAAAGATTTCGCAGAACAATTAGTTAACCTTACTGTAAAAGAAGTAAATGAGTTAGCTACTATATTAAAAGATGAGTATGGTATCGAGCCTGCTGCTGCTGCTGCAGTTGCTGTTGCTGGTCCTGCTGCTGGTGGTGATGACGCTGGTGAAGCTCAAACTGAATTTGATGTTATTTTAAAAGCAGCTGGTGGTTCTAAATTAGCTGTAGTAAAATTAGTTAAAGAATTAACTGGTTTAGGATTAAAAGAAGCAAAAGGTTTAGTTGATGAAGCACCAAGTGCTATCAAAGAAGCTGTATCTAAAGACGAAGCTGAAGCTTTAAAAGCATCTTTAGAAGAAGCTGGAGCAGAGGTTGAGCTTAAGTAA
- a CDS encoding peptide chain release factor 3, whose protein sequence is MSFLKEIQRRRTFGIISHPDAGKTTLTEKLLLFGGAIQEAGAVKSNKIKKGATSDFMEIERQRGISVATSVLAFEYNGIKINILDTPGHKDFAEDTFRTLTAVDSVIVVIDVAKGVEEQTEKLVEVCRMRNIPMIVFINKMDREGKDAFDLLDEVEQKLGLKVTPLSFPIGMGYEFKGIYNIWEKNINLFSGDSRKNIEETIEIKDLSSPELDKLVGDKAAQTLREEIELVEGIYPEFNKENYLKGDLQPVFFGSALNNFGVRELLDCFVEIAPKPRPKQSEERLVKPEEKKFTGFVFKIHANMDPNHRNRLAFVKIVSGEFKRNAPYLHVRHNKKVKFSSPNAFFAEKKEIVDISYPGDIVGLQDTGTFKIGDTLTEGEVLNYKGVPSFSPEHFRYINNADPLKSKQLFKGIDQLMDEGVAQLFTLELNGRKVIGTVGALQYEVIQYRLEHEYGAKCTYENLNVHKACWVDPKNSKTDEYKEFVRVKQRFLAKDKHNQLVFLADSPFSLQMTQQKYPNIKLHFTSEFD, encoded by the coding sequence ATGAGTTTTTTAAAAGAGATACAACGCAGACGTACTTTTGGTATTATTTCTCACCCCGATGCAGGTAAAACCACCCTTACTGAAAAGCTATTACTTTTTGGTGGTGCTATACAAGAGGCTGGTGCTGTAAAAAGTAATAAAATAAAGAAAGGTGCTACGAGCGACTTTATGGAAATTGAGCGCCAACGTGGTATATCGGTTGCTACTTCTGTTTTAGCTTTTGAATACAATGGCATAAAAATTAATATTCTAGACACTCCCGGTCATAAGGATTTTGCTGAAGATACTTTTAGAACACTTACTGCTGTTGATAGTGTAATAGTTGTTATTGATGTTGCAAAGGGTGTTGAGGAACAAACCGAAAAATTAGTTGAAGTTTGCCGCATGCGTAATATTCCTATGATTGTTTTCATTAACAAAATGGATCGAGAAGGAAAAGATGCTTTTGATTTGTTGGATGAAGTTGAACAAAAATTAGGGTTAAAAGTTACGCCTTTAAGTTTTCCTATAGGAATGGGTTACGAGTTTAAAGGTATTTATAATATTTGGGAGAAAAACATAAACCTTTTTAGTGGAGATAGCAGAAAAAATATTGAAGAAACTATCGAGATTAAAGATTTATCATCCCCAGAATTAGATAAATTAGTGGGTGATAAAGCTGCACAAACTTTAAGAGAAGAAATTGAATTGGTTGAAGGTATTTATCCAGAATTTAATAAAGAAAATTACTTAAAAGGTGATTTACAACCCGTGTTTTTTGGTTCTGCTTTAAATAATTTTGGTGTAAGAGAATTATTGGATTGTTTTGTTGAAATTGCACCCAAACCTCGCCCAAAACAAAGTGAAGAACGCTTAGTAAAGCCTGAGGAGAAAAAATTCACAGGTTTTGTTTTTAAAATTCATGCCAACATGGATCCTAATCACAGAAACAGATTAGCTTTTGTTAAAATTGTTTCTGGTGAGTTTAAACGTAATGCTCCTTATTTGCATGTAAGACACAATAAAAAAGTAAAGTTTTCTAGTCCGAATGCTTTTTTTGCTGAAAAGAAAGAAATAGTAGATATTTCCTATCCAGGAGATATTGTTGGTTTACAAGACACAGGAACTTTTAAAATTGGTGATACATTAACTGAAGGTGAAGTATTAAATTACAAAGGCGTACCTAGTTTTTCGCCAGAACATTTTAGGTATATTAACAATGCAGACCCTTTAAAATCGAAACAATTATTTAAAGGTATAGATCAATTAATGGACGAAGGTGTAGCACAATTATTTACTTTAGAGCTCAACGGTAGAAAAGTAATTGGAACCGTTGGTGCTTTACAATACGAAGTTATTCAATATAGATTAGAGCATGAATATGGTGCAAAATGTACTTACGAAAATTTAAACGTGCACAAAGCTTGTTGGGTAGATCCTAAAAATTCAAAAACTGATGAATACAAAGAATTTGTTAGAGTTAAGCAGCGTTTCTTAGCTAAAGACAAGCATAATCAGTTGGTGTTTTTAGCAGATTCCCCTTTTTCTTTACAAATGACACAGCAAAAATACCCAAATATTAAACTACATTTCACTTCAGAATTTGATTAA
- a CDS encoding DUF3467 domain-containing protein: protein MANENDKPKQGQINIELDEKVAEGTYSNLAIINHSVSEFVVDFVSIMPGIPKSKVKSRIILTPQHAKRLLKALGENVSRFEKAHGEIKDYEQPPIPLNFGPTGQA, encoded by the coding sequence ATGGCTAACGAAAACGATAAACCAAAACAAGGGCAAATTAATATTGAATTAGATGAAAAAGTAGCAGAAGGAACTTATTCAAACTTAGCTATTATTAATCATTCGGTTTCAGAATTTGTTGTTGATTTTGTGAGTATTATGCCAGGGATTCCTAAAAGCAAAGTAAAATCTAGAATTATATTAACACCACAGCACGCTAAGCGATTATTAAAAGCTTTAGGTGAAAATGTCTCAAGATTTGAGAAAGCTCATGGGGAAATTAAAGATTACGAGCAACCACCAATACCATTAAATTTTGGTCCTACTGGTCAAGCATAA
- the rpoC gene encoding DNA-directed RNA polymerase subunit beta', with protein sequence MARKQDKNTVKRFNKISIGLASPESILAESRGEVLKPETINYRTHKPERDGLFCERIFGPVKDYECACGKYKRIRYKGIVCDRCGVEVTEKKVRRDRVGHINLVVPVAHIWYFRSLPNKIGYLLGLPSKKLDMIIYYERYVVIQPGNAKNEEGEPLQKMDFLTEEEYLNILEALPQENQYLDDTDPEKFIAKMGAECLIELLARIDLESLSYELRHKANTETSKQRKTEALKRLQVVEALRESNNNRENRPEWMIMKVIPIIPPELRPLVPLDGGRFATSDLNDLYRRVIIRNNRLKRLVEIKAPEVILRNEKRMLQESVDSLFDNTRKSSAVKTDSNRPLKSLSDSLKGKQGRFRQNLLGKRVDYSARSVIVVGPELKLFECGLPKNMAAELYKPFVIRKLIERGIVKTVKSAKKIIDKREPVVWDILENVLKGHPVLLNRAPTLHRLGIQAFQPKLIEGKAIQLHPLVCTAFNADFDGDQMAVHLPLGPEAILECQLLMLASHNILNPANGSPVTVPSQDMVLGLYYMTKLRKSTPELPVKGEGLTFYSPEEVEIAFNEKKVDLNAGIKVRTIDINEDGKLDKMIVETTVGRVLFNQHVPQAAGYINQVLTKKSLRDIIGDILKVTSVPETADFLDAIRTLGFKFAFQGGLSFSLGDIIIPPEKQGMIDKANGLVDGITGNYNMGLITNNERYNQVIDIWTSTNAELTELSMKRIREDQQGFNSVFMMLDSGARGSKEQIRQLTGMRGLMAKPKKSNAGGGEIIENPILSNFKEGLSILEYFISTHGARKGLADTALKTADAGYLTRRLVDVSQDVIINTEDCGTLRGVEVEPLKKNDEVVETLEERIVGRVSLNDVHNPLTDELLVASGQLIEDKIAKAIEESPIESIEVRSALTCEALQGICAKCYGRNLATGKMVQRGEAVGVVAAQSIGEPGTQLTLRTFHVGGIAGNISEDNKLAVKFDGVAEIEDLKTVKGQDSEGNAIDIVISRTSELKLTDKKTGIVLSTNNIPYGSTIFVKSGDQLSKGDVVCTWDPYNGVIISEFAGKVKYENIEQGITYQVEIDEQTGFQEKVISESRNKKLIPTLHIEDSKGETIRSYNLPVGAHLMIDDGEKINIGKILVKIPRKSAKAGDITGGLPRVTELFEARNPSNPAVVSEIDGVVSFGKIKRGNREIIVESKLGEIKKYLVKLSNQILVQENDYVKAGMPLSDGSITPNDILNIKGPSAVQQYLVNEVQEVYRLQGVKINDKHFEVVVRQMMRKVRIIDSGDTIFLEDQLAHKADFIKENDDIFGMKVIEDAGDSTNLKAGQIISPRELRDENSILRREDKNLVVARDAKPATATPILQGITRASLQTKSFISAASFQETTKVLNEAAVAGKVDSLEGLKENVIVGHRIPAGTGMRNYTDIIVGSKEEFDEMMQVKQELNYN encoded by the coding sequence ATGGCAAGAAAACAAGATAAGAATACAGTAAAGAGATTTAACAAAATCTCAATTGGTTTAGCATCACCAGAGTCTATTTTAGCAGAATCTAGAGGTGAAGTTTTAAAACCAGAAACTATCAATTATCGAACTCACAAACCAGAAAGAGATGGTTTGTTCTGTGAGCGTATTTTTGGTCCTGTTAAGGATTACGAGTGTGCTTGTGGTAAATATAAAAGAATTCGCTACAAAGGTATTGTTTGTGACCGTTGTGGTGTAGAAGTAACAGAAAAGAAAGTACGTCGTGATAGAGTAGGGCATATTAATTTAGTAGTTCCTGTTGCTCATATCTGGTACTTCCGTTCGTTACCAAACAAAATTGGTTATTTATTAGGATTACCATCTAAGAAATTAGATATGATAATTTACTACGAACGTTACGTAGTAATTCAACCAGGTAATGCTAAAAATGAAGAAGGTGAACCATTGCAAAAAATGGATTTCTTAACTGAAGAAGAATATTTAAATATTTTAGAAGCACTTCCTCAAGAAAACCAATATCTAGACGATACAGACCCAGAGAAATTTATTGCAAAAATGGGTGCTGAATGTTTAATAGAGTTATTAGCAAGAATTGATTTAGAATCGTTATCATACGAATTACGTCATAAAGCGAATACTGAAACGTCTAAGCAACGTAAAACTGAGGCTTTAAAACGTTTACAAGTTGTAGAAGCATTACGTGAATCTAATAATAACAGAGAAAATCGTCCTGAGTGGATGATAATGAAGGTTATTCCTATCATTCCGCCAGAGTTACGTCCGTTAGTACCGTTAGATGGTGGTCGTTTTGCTACTTCAGATTTAAATGATTTATACCGTCGTGTAATTATCCGTAATAACCGTTTAAAAAGGTTAGTTGAGATAAAAGCACCTGAGGTGATTTTACGTAATGAAAAACGTATGTTACAAGAATCTGTAGATTCATTATTTGATAACACTCGTAAATCATCTGCAGTAAAAACCGATTCTAATAGACCATTAAAATCATTATCAGATTCACTTAAAGGTAAGCAAGGTCGTTTTCGTCAAAACTTACTTGGTAAGCGTGTTGATTATTCAGCTCGTTCTGTAATTGTTGTTGGTCCAGAATTAAAATTATTTGAATGTGGATTGCCAAAAAATATGGCAGCTGAATTATACAAACCTTTTGTAATTAGAAAACTAATTGAAAGAGGTATTGTTAAGACAGTAAAATCTGCAAAGAAAATTATAGATAAAAGAGAGCCAGTGGTTTGGGATATTTTGGAAAATGTTCTTAAAGGACATCCAGTATTACTAAACCGTGCGCCTACTTTACATAGATTGGGTATACAAGCATTCCAACCAAAATTAATTGAAGGAAAAGCAATTCAGTTACACCCATTAGTTTGTACAGCATTTAACGCCGATTTTGATGGTGATCAAATGGCGGTTCACTTACCATTAGGGCCAGAAGCTATTTTAGAATGTCAATTATTAATGTTGGCTTCTCATAATATCTTAAACCCAGCAAATGGATCTCCAGTAACCGTACCATCTCAAGATATGGTACTTGGTCTTTATTATATGACTAAGTTACGTAAATCTACTCCAGAATTACCAGTTAAAGGAGAAGGTTTAACATTCTATTCTCCTGAAGAAGTAGAAATTGCTTTCAATGAAAAGAAAGTAGATTTAAATGCAGGTATTAAAGTACGTACCATAGATATTAATGAAGATGGTAAGCTTGACAAAATGATTGTTGAGACTACTGTTGGTCGTGTATTATTTAATCAACACGTGCCACAAGCAGCAGGATATATTAATCAAGTACTTACTAAAAAATCATTAAGAGATATTATTGGTGATATTCTTAAAGTAACATCTGTTCCAGAAACTGCTGATTTCTTAGATGCTATTAGAACTTTAGGATTCAAATTTGCATTTCAAGGTGGTTTATCATTCAGTTTAGGTGATATTATTATTCCGCCAGAAAAACAAGGAATGATTGATAAAGCTAATGGTTTAGTTGATGGTATTACCGGAAACTATAACATGGGACTTATCACTAATAACGAGCGTTACAACCAAGTTATTGATATTTGGACTTCTACAAATGCTGAATTGACCGAATTGTCTATGAAGCGTATTCGTGAAGATCAACAAGGATTTAACTCTGTGTTTATGATGCTTGACTCTGGAGCTCGTGGATCTAAAGAACAGATTCGTCAGTTAACCGGTATGCGTGGATTAATGGCAAAACCTAAAAAATCTAACGCAGGAGGTGGAGAGATTATTGAAAATCCAATTCTTTCTAACTTTAAAGAAGGGCTTTCAATTTTAGAATATTTTATCTCAACTCACGGTGCTCGTAAAGGTCTTGCAGATACAGCTCTTAAAACTGCCGATGCAGGTTACTTAACACGTCGTTTAGTTGATGTATCTCAAGATGTTATTATCAATACTGAAGATTGTGGTACATTAAGAGGTGTTGAAGTTGAACCATTGAAGAAGAATGATGAAGTTGTTGAAACTTTAGAAGAAAGAATCGTTGGTCGTGTATCATTAAATGATGTTCATAATCCATTAACAGACGAGTTGTTAGTAGCTTCTGGTCAGTTAATTGAAGATAAAATAGCAAAAGCAATTGAAGAATCACCAATTGAAAGTATTGAAGTACGTTCAGCATTAACTTGTGAAGCTTTACAAGGTATTTGTGCTAAATGTTACGGACGTAACTTAGCTACCGGTAAAATGGTACAACGTGGTGAGGCTGTTGGTGTTGTTGCTGCACAATCTATTGGAGAACCTGGTACACAGTTAACATTGCGTACTTTCCACGTAGGTGGTATTGCAGGTAACATCTCAGAAGATAATAAATTAGCTGTTAAGTTTGATGGTGTTGCAGAGATTGAAGATTTAAAAACAGTTAAAGGTCAAGATAGTGAAGGTAATGCTATAGATATAGTTATTTCTAGAACATCTGAACTTAAATTAACAGATAAGAAAACGGGTATTGTTTTAAGTACTAATAACATTCCTTACGGTTCTACTATTTTTGTTAAGAGTGGTGACCAACTAAGTAAAGGTGATGTAGTTTGTACTTGGGATCCTTATAACGGTGTAATTATTTCAGAATTTGCTGGTAAAGTAAAATATGAAAACATCGAACAAGGTATCACATATCAAGTTGAAATTGATGAGCAAACAGGTTTCCAAGAAAAAGTAATTTCTGAATCTAGAAACAAAAAGCTTATTCCAACACTTCATATTGAAGATAGTAAAGGTGAAACCATACGTTCTTACAACTTACCAGTTGGAGCGCATTTAATGATTGATGATGGTGAGAAAATTAATATTGGTAAAATATTAGTTAAAATACCTCGTAAATCTGCAAAAGCAGGGGATATTACAGGAGGTTTACCACGTGTAACAGAGTTGTTTGAAGCACGTAACCCTTCTAACCCAGCAGTTGTAAGTGAAATTGATGGTGTGGTTTCATTCGGAAAAATTAAGCGTGGTAACCGTGAGATAATTGTTGAGTCTAAATTAGGTGAAATTAAGAAATACTTAGTTAAGTTATCTAATCAAATTCTTGTTCAAGAAAATGATTATGTTAAAGCTGGTATGCCATTATCTGATGGTTCTATTACACCTAACGATATTTTAAATATCAAAGGACCTTCAGCAGTACAACAATACTTAGTTAACGAAGTACAGGAAGTATATCGTTTACAAGGTGTAAAAATTAATGATAAGCACTTTGAGGTTGTTGTAAGACAAATGATGCGTAAAGTACGTATTATTGATTCTGGTGATACTATTTTCTTAGAAGATCAATTAGCTCATAAAGCAGATTTCATTAAAGAAAATGATGATATCTTCGGAATGAAAGTTATTGAAGATGCTGGAGATTCAACAAATCTTAAAGCGGGTCAAATTATCTCACCACGTGAGTTAAGAGACGAAAATTCAATCTTACGTAGAGAAGATAAAAATCTTGTTGTGGCTAGAGATGCTAAACCAGCAACAGCTACTCCAATACTGCAAGGTATAACAAGAGCATCGCTTCAAACCAAGTCATTTATTTCTGCGGCATCGTTCCAGGAAACAACTAAAGTACTTAATGAAGCTGCAGTTGCAGGTAAAGTAGATTCTTTAGAAGGCTTGAAAGAAAATGTAATTGTTGGTCATAGAATACCAGCAGGTACAGGTATGCGAAATTATACTGACATTATTGTGGGCTCTAAAGAAGAGTTTGACGAGATGATGCAAGTAAAGCAAGAATTAAATTATAATTAA
- the rpoB gene encoding DNA-directed RNA polymerase subunit beta, translating into MLSTQAERLNFSSIVNRTEYPDFLDIQIKSFQDFFQLETKSEERGDEGLYNTFMENFPITDSRNQFVLEFLDYFVDPPRYAIEECIERGLTYSVPLKARLKLYCTDPEHEDFETIVQDVYLGTIPYMTPSGTFCINGAERVVVSQLHRSPGVFFGQSFHANGTKLYSARVIPFKGSWIEFATDINQVMYAYIDRKKKLPVTTLFRAIGFERDKDILEIFDLAEEVKVSKSGLKKYLGRKLAARVLNTWHEDFVDEDTGEVVSIERNEIVLDRDTVLDKENIEEILEADVKTILLHKESTEQGDYAIIHNTLQKDPTNSEKEAVEHIYRQLRNAEPPDEETARGIIDKLFFSDQRYSLGEVGRYRMNKKLGLDIGMDKQVLTKEDIITIIKYLIELINSKAEIDDIDHLSNRRVRTVGEQLSQQFGVGLARMARTIRERMNVRDNEVFTPIDLINAKTLSSVINSFFGTNQLSQFMDQTNPLAEITHKRRLSALGPGGLSRERAGFEVRDVHYTHYGRLCPIETPEGPNIGLISSLSVYAKVNSMGFIETPYRKVEDGVVDIKSAPTYLSAEEEEEKLIAQATVKVDDNGKILHDKVIARMEGDFPVIEPSQVNYTDVAPNQISSISASLIPFLEHDDANRALMGSNMMRQAVPLLLPQAPIVGTGLERQVASDSRVLINAEGDGEVLYVDANEIKIKYARTEDEAKVSFDSDIKTYQLVKFRKTNQGTSINLKPIVVKGDKVTKGQVLCEGYATQKGELALGRNMKVAFMPWKGYNFEDAIVISEKVVREDIFTSIHIDEYSLEVRDTKLGNEELTNDIPNVSEEATKDLDENGMIRVGAEVKPGDILIGKITPKGESDPTPEEKLLRAIFGDKAGDVKDASLKASPSLNGVVIEKKLFARAVKDKRKRAQDKDDILALEAQYDRKFDDLKAILVEKLFAIVNGKTAQGIFNDLGEEVLPKGKKFTLKMLNAVDDYAHLVSGKWTTDDHTNQLVADLIHNYKIKENDLQGSLRREKFTISVGDELPAGIIKLAKVYIAKKRKLKVGDKMAGRHGNKGIVARIVRQEDMPFLEDGTPVDIVLNPLGVPSRMNIGQIYETVLGWAGQKLDRTYATPIFDGATIDQINEFTDEAGIPRYGHTYLYDGGTGERFDQPATVGVIYMLKLGHMVDDKMHARSIGPYSLITQQPLGGKAQFGGQRFGEMEVWALEAYGASSTLREILTVKSDDVIGRAKTYESIVKGEPMPDPGLPESFNVLMHELKGLGLDIRLEE; encoded by the coding sequence ATGTTGTCAACACAAGCTGAAAGATTAAATTTCTCCTCTATTGTAAATAGAACAGAATATCCAGATTTCTTGGATATTCAGATTAAATCCTTCCAGGATTTTTTCCAATTAGAAACTAAATCTGAAGAAAGAGGTGATGAAGGTTTATATAACACCTTCATGGAAAACTTTCCAATTACAGATTCTCGTAATCAATTCGTTTTAGAATTTTTAGATTACTTCGTAGATCCACCAAGATATGCCATTGAAGAGTGTATTGAAAGAGGACTAACTTATAGCGTTCCGTTAAAAGCAAGGTTAAAGTTATATTGTACAGACCCTGAACATGAGGATTTCGAGACCATTGTTCAAGATGTGTACTTAGGAACTATACCTTACATGACGCCAAGTGGTACATTTTGTATCAACGGTGCAGAACGTGTAGTAGTATCTCAATTACACCGTTCACCAGGGGTATTCTTTGGTCAATCTTTCCATGCAAATGGAACAAAGTTATATTCAGCAAGAGTTATTCCATTCAAAGGATCATGGATTGAGTTTGCTACAGATATTAACCAGGTAATGTATGCTTACATTGACAGAAAGAAAAAATTACCTGTTACTACGCTTTTCCGTGCCATTGGTTTTGAGCGTGATAAAGACATTTTAGAGATTTTTGATTTAGCTGAAGAGGTTAAAGTATCAAAATCTGGATTAAAGAAATATTTAGGAAGAAAATTAGCAGCACGTGTACTTAATACATGGCATGAGGATTTTGTTGATGAAGATACAGGAGAGGTAGTATCTATTGAGCGTAATGAAATTGTACTTGATCGTGATACGGTTTTAGATAAAGAAAATATAGAAGAAATTCTTGAAGCTGATGTTAAAACTATTCTTTTACACAAAGAAAGTACAGAGCAAGGTGATTATGCTATTATTCATAATACACTTCAAAAAGATCCAACAAATTCTGAAAAAGAGGCTGTTGAACATATTTACAGACAATTACGTAATGCTGAGCCGCCAGATGAGGAAACGGCTCGTGGAATAATTGATAAATTATTCTTCTCAGACCAACGTTACTCTCTTGGAGAAGTTGGTCGTTACAGAATGAACAAAAAACTAGGTCTTGATATAGGAATGGACAAGCAAGTGCTTACCAAAGAGGATATCATTACTATTATAAAATACTTGATCGAGCTTATCAACTCAAAAGCAGAGATTGATGATATTGATCACTTATCTAACCGTCGTGTACGTACAGTTGGTGAGCAATTATCTCAGCAGTTTGGTGTTGGTTTAGCACGTATGGCACGTACAATTCGTGAACGTATGAACGTTCGTGATAACGAGGTATTTACACCAATAGATTTAATTAATGCAAAGACATTATCGTCTGTAATTAATTCATTCTTTGGTACAAACCAGTTATCTCAGTTTATGGATCAAACGAATCCTCTTGCAGAAATTACGCATAAGCGTCGTTTATCAGCATTAGGACCAGGAGGTCTTTCTCGTGAGAGAGCAGGTTTCGAGGTACGTGACGTTCACTACACGCATTACGGACGTTTATGTCCTATTGAAACTCCTGAAGGGCCAAATATTGGTCTTATTTCTTCACTTTCAGTTTACGCAAAAGTTAACTCTATGGGATTCATCGAGACTCCATATAGAAAAGTAGAAGATGGAGTTGTAGATATTAAATCTGCTCCAACATATTTAAGTGCAGAAGAAGAAGAAGAAAAATTAATTGCCCAAGCAACTGTAAAAGTTGATGATAACGGTAAAATTTTACACGATAAAGTAATTGCTAGAATGGAAGGTGATTTCCCTGTGATTGAGCCATCTCAAGTAAATTATACCGATGTAGCGCCTAATCAAATTTCTTCTATTTCGGCTTCGTTAATTCCATTCTTAGAGCATGATGATGCAAACCGTGCATTGATGGGTTCTAACATGATGCGTCAAGCAGTTCCATTATTGTTGCCACAAGCACCAATAGTAGGTACAGGTTTAGAGCGTCAAGTAGCATCAGATTCTCGTGTATTAATTAATGCAGAAGGAGATGGTGAAGTACTTTATGTAGATGCTAATGAAATTAAAATAAAATATGCTCGTACTGAAGATGAAGCTAAAGTAAGTTTTGATAGCGATATAAAAACTTATCAATTAGTAAAATTCAGAAAAACAAACCAAGGTACATCTATCAACTTAAAACCAATTGTAGTTAAAGGAGATAAAGTAACTAAGGGGCAAGTTTTATGTGAAGGTTATGCGACTCAAAAAGGAGAATTAGCACTTGGTAGAAATATGAAAGTGGCGTTCATGCCTTGGAAAGGTTATAACTTTGAGGATGCAATTGTAATTTCTGAAAAAGTAGTTCGTGAAGATATCTTTACATCTATTCATATTGATGAGTATTCACTTGAAGTACGTGATACAAAATTAGGTAACGAAGAGTTAACTAACGATATTCCTAACGTTTCTGAAGAAGCTACTAAAGATTTAGATGAAAACGGAATGATTCGTGTTGGTGCCGAGGTTAAGCCTGGTGATATCCTTATTGGTAAAATTACGCCAAAAGGTGAATCTGATCCAACTCCGGAAGAAAAATTATTACGTGCCATCTTTGGTGATAAAGCAGGTGATGTAAAAGATGCTTCATTAAAAGCTTCGCCATCTTTAAATGGTGTTGTAATTGAGAAGAAATTATTTGCAAGAGCAGTAAAAGATAAGCGTAAGAGAGCTCAAGATAAAGATGATATTCTAGCTTTAGAAGCACAATACGATAGAAAATTTGATGATTTAAAGGCTATTTTAGTTGAAAAATTATTTGCTATTGTAAATGGTAAAACTGCTCAAGGTATCTTTAATGATTTAGGTGAAGAAGTATTACCAAAAGGTAAAAAATTCACTTTAAAAATGTTAAATGCTGTTGATGATTATGCGCATTTAGTGTCTGGAAAATGGACAACAGATGACCATACAAATCAATTAGTAGCAGATTTAATTCATAACTATAAAATTAAAGAAAACGACTTACAAGGTTCTTTAAGAAGAGAGAAGTTTACTATCTCTGTAGGTGATGAGTTACCAGCAGGTATCATTAAATTAGCTAAAGTTTATATTGCTAAGAAGCGTAAACTTAAAGTAGGTGATAAAATGGCAGGACGTCATGGTAACAAAGGTATTGTTGCACGTATCGTTCGTCAGGAAGATATGCCTTTCTTAGAAGATGGAACTCCAGTTGATATTGTATTAAACCCACTTGGTGTACCTTCTCGTATGAATATTGGTCAGATTTATGAAACTGTTCTTGGATGGGCAGGTCAAAAATTAGATCGTACTTATGCAACTCCAATTTTTGATGGAGCAACAATAGATCAAATTAATGAATTTACAGATGAAGCTGGAATTCCAAGATATGGTCATACCTATTTATATGATGGTGGAACAGGAGAGCGTTTCGATCAACCAGCAACGGTTGGTGTAATCTACATGTTGAAATTAGGACACATGGTAGACGATAAAATGCACGCACGTTCTATAGGGCCTTACTCATTAATTACACAGCAACCTCTTGGTGGTAAAGCACAATTTGGTGGTCAGCGTTTTGGTGAGATGGAAGTTTGGGCACTTGAAGCTTATGGAGCATCAAGTACCTTACGTGAGATTTTAACTGTAAAATCTGATGATGTAATTGGTAGAGCTAAAACATACGAAAGTATTGTAAAAGGTGAGCCAATGCCAGATCCAGGATTACCAGAATCGTTCAACGTACTTATGCACGAATTGAAAGGTTTAGGTTTAGACATCAGATTAGAAGAGTAG
- a CDS encoding (4Fe-4S)-binding protein has translation METNPNNVFSNSEITVTYKPCICINSEKCAKELSEVFRLSIYPWINLESAETNKIINQVKKCPSGALKYHLNQNKQAC, from the coding sequence ATGGAAACAAACCCTAACAATGTTTTCAGTAATTCCGAAATTACTGTAACCTATAAACCTTGCATCTGTATAAACTCAGAGAAATGCGCTAAAGAACTATCAGAAGTATTTAGATTGTCCATATATCCATGGATAAACTTAGAAAGTGCTGAGACTAATAAAATAATTAATCAAGTAAAAAAGTGTCCATCTGGTGCATTAAAATACCATTTGAATCAAAATAAACAAGCTTGTTAA